Genomic DNA from Theobroma cacao cultivar B97-61/B2 chromosome 3, Criollo_cocoa_genome_V2, whole genome shotgun sequence:
ATCATTAGATTCTGTTTGACACAAGATTGTTaagacttttttcttttttcatttctcattgATTGTTGTGATATATGTCAATGTTTTGAAGTCAATTTGCGATACAAATTAGTCATAGTATAAGTGAAGTTGCAAGGAAATGAGTAGCATGCGTTGCAGAAGAATTTTAGCATGTATTGTTTACAAGAACACATCATTGCATCGTCATTTCTGTTGAATATGCAACATCTTATATTTCTCAAGGCAAATGACAAAGAAGATGagtgttttatttaattttcatttaggAAAAGATTTTGATAAGGTTACTTGCAGATGGGTTATTCCATCTAACTGTTGTTTtacttcatttttcttgaaataagGCCCTGTTGCTGAAGACATGTTTCATTGGCAAGCAACAATTATGGGTCCTCCTGACAGTCCATATGCCGGTGGAGTGTTTCTAGTCACAATTCATTTCCCTCCGGACTATCCATTCAAACCACCCAAGGTACTTAATTTTGTTCCTTAACCATCTAGTTCTCATTCTTTCCTTCCTTCACTGTATATTGTGTAACTGTCTTTATCTTTTAAAGCATGCACTATGTCTCTTAATTGTCTTCAAGAAAATTGCAAAGCACTCTGTAATTCTGCAAATCCATTACGTCAGCAagctaatatttttataaccATCTATACTAGTTGTAGACATGAGTTTCATCTCCTCAGAAATCCAATACAGCTGTTAttttaatgtggtgaatttcccTCCCTTTTCCCAATTTTATTTCAACATTTGTTGGGATTTGTATTAGAATAAATGCTTAAAGCTTCATGTCATATAGCTAATTCCATGCTGTAAATACTTTGTGACGAAGGTGTCTCTACAGGGTAAGTGGCTTGTGCAAACATTGCTTGGCATCGAAAAGAGTAAATGCTAATTCTACTTGATGGCCTTTTTGCTTTTATTAGCTTATTGCAGTTGCACAGATATTTTTATCTCCATAGGGCATGTATGCATGCACAGTGGTGCATGCACATGCATGCTGGGTGTCTAATGGTTTAGTTTATGCGTGAAAGGCTATGTTAGGTGGTTTTCAGTGCCAAAGTTTACATtgttatttttacttttgtaaACAATATCAGGTAAGCCTTCTATGTGACATGCATATGGATTTAGTTATGTCTCCCCACATTTACTATATACTTCTTggttaaacaaaaaatattgtgCATGGATGCTGTGggaatatatttataattttatatgataaTGATGATGTTCATTCATTGAAGATAGAATTGCCTcagatttatttttaaaggtaATTTGATTATATAACCAATGAACAATGGCTTGTTAATGCTGAACCTGACTCTTGTATTTACAGGGTAAAACTTATGGTGAAGTTATTTCATACTTCTTTTTTACCTTAATAGCCTTGTATCATGCTTGTTTAGTAGCTGATAAATGActaacaagtttctctagtACTTTTGTTCAgataaccttttttttttcttctttaattacTGTTTGttgactttttttaaaaaaaaaattttccattcaGGTTGCATTCAGGACAAAGGTCTTTCATCCCAATATTAACAGCAACGGTAGCATTTGCCTCGATATTTTGAAGGAGCAGTGGAGCCCTGCCCTCACCATATCCAAGGTCGTTTTTCAAAACCCCTAGCTGCCTTGAAGTATCAACATGTTTGCTTTTTTAACATAATTTACCATGTTTGTCATCTCCAAGTCAACTATTCTTCATGAAGccgttaaaaaaaaaagtactgGTTCAACTTCAACATAAAAAGTTACAGCAAGCCCTTAAAACTTAGCTTTTAATCTACTGACCGATTTGTTTGCACTATTGATCAATGCTGTTTTCTATCTGGTCACCCTGGTTTAGAGTATTATTTCTATTGTGTAATCTTTGCTACTGTTGTTTAAGTGTGGGGATGTgtacttatttttatttttgattgtaGGTGTTGCTCTCAATCTGCTCACTCTTGACGGATCCAAATCCTGATGACCCGTTGGTACCGGAGATTGCCCACATGTACAAGACTGACAGGAGCAAGTATGAGACAACTGCGCGGAGCTGGACTCAGAAGTATGCTATGGGTTAATGTGCTGCTAAGTATGTAATAGGAGGGCTTCATTCCCC
This window encodes:
- the LOC18606642 gene encoding ubiquitin-conjugating enzyme E2-17 kDa, translating into MASKRILKELKDLQKDPPTSCSAGPVAEDMFHWQATIMGPPDSPYAGGVFLVTIHFPPDYPFKPPKVAFRTKVFHPNINSNGSICLDILKEQWSPALTISKVLLSICSLLTDPNPDDPLVPEIAHMYKTDRSKYETTARSWTQKYAMG